The following are encoded in a window of Thermoanaerobacter ethanolicus JW 200 genomic DNA:
- a CDS encoding ABC transporter ATP-binding protein, whose amino-acid sequence MKIIEVKKLKKSINGNPVLKDVNLMVFKGEIYGFLGRNGAGKTTTLRIILGLLKRDGGEIKIFGENLSRGHFKKIGVMFEYETLNLEWTVLDNLRQTCYIYGIEEREIYKYLDIIEFSRSDVYKKVKQLSKGMKRKVSLINAILPEPELLILDEPTSGLDPEMQLTIREILLKFKLQGKTILFSSHNLNEVQKISDRIGLIKEGETLLETQIKKELYLVEGNYPELLDNKVKDKNLYVVDEKVIKEFNIQKYQAIKDIEELYIKIMGMEA is encoded by the coding sequence ATGAAAATAATTGAAGTAAAAAAACTTAAAAAATCAATAAATGGGAATCCTGTTTTAAAAGATGTAAACCTGATGGTTTTTAAAGGAGAGATTTACGGTTTTTTAGGGAGGAATGGTGCAGGCAAAACAACGACGTTACGTATAATACTCGGTTTACTTAAAAGAGATGGTGGAGAAATAAAAATATTTGGAGAAAATTTGTCCAGAGGACATTTTAAAAAAATAGGAGTTATGTTTGAGTATGAGACTTTAAACCTGGAGTGGACAGTATTGGATAACCTGAGACAAACATGTTATATATATGGAATTGAGGAAAGGGAAATATATAAGTATCTTGATATAATTGAATTTTCCAGAAGTGATGTATATAAAAAAGTGAAACAACTTTCTAAAGGGATGAAAAGGAAAGTTTCTTTAATTAATGCTATCTTGCCGGAGCCGGAATTATTAATTCTTGATGAACCTACATCCGGTTTAGATCCAGAAATGCAGCTTACCATAAGAGAGATTCTATTAAAGTTTAAATTGCAAGGCAAAACTATACTTTTTAGTTCTCACAATTTAAATGAAGTACAAAAAATAAGCGACAGAATAGGATTAATAAAAGAAGGAGAAACATTGCTAGAAACTCAAATTAAAAAAGAGCTGTATTTAGTAGAGGGTAATTATCCTGAACTTTTGGATAATAAAGTAAAAGACAAGAATCTTTATGTAGTTGATGAAAAAGTAATTAAAGAGTTTAATATCCAAAAGTATCAAGCTATCAAAGACATTGAAGAATTATATATAAAGATTATGGGGATGGAGGCGTAA